A window of Kribbella voronezhensis genomic DNA:
TTCCCGGCACCGAAGAGGCCTACGAACTCGAGCACGCCAGAGTCTGGCCCGAGCTGATCACGGTGATGAACCGCGCCGGCATCCGCGACTGGAGCATCTGGCGCAGCGGCCGGGATCTCTTCCACCTCGTCGAGTGCGACGACTACGAGGCGGCAGTAGCTCAGCTCGCGAACGACCCGGTCGACCAACGCTGGCAGGCCCACATGAGCCAGTTCGTCGAGTCCTTCGCCAAGAACCCCGACGGCACCCACCCCCTCAACCACGTCTGGACAATGTCCGAACAGACCGACTAGGTCCTCGCGCTCTCCTGCGGACCGCCACGACATCAGTACCGCGGTTCCGATGCTGGCCGTGAGCGCCAGGAGGGCAGACCCGCGGCGATTGTGATGGCCTGGCGGTCCGCCTCACCACTACGGACGCATTTCCCAGACCAGGATCTGCGCGCCTTCCGGGCCAGCCGTGACGCGCGGGCCGTCGGAGGCGATGAGGCGGGCGGCGTCTGAGGTGTTGAGTTCGCCTGCGCCTTCGAGGGTGATGGTGCCTAGGGCAACGAAGAGGTGGACGTAAGGGGCCGTCGGCAACTCGACCGCCGCGCCGGGGGTGAGGCGGGCGGCGTACAGGCCGGCGCCGCGTTGGTTGATGTGGATGGCTGTGGTGTCGGCGTGTTTGGGGAGACCCGACGCGATGGGGACGAGTCCGCCGCTGGACAGGGCGTCGTCGACCTCCGCCTGCTGGTACGACGGTGGTAGGTCGACCTCGTCGGGCCGGACCCACATCTGCACGTAGCGCACCGGTTCGCCGGCGTCGTTCTTCTCCGAGTGCTGGATTCCGCTACCGGCGCTCATCCGCTGGGCGAGGCCGGGGTAGACGATCCCGTTGTGGCCTTGAGAATCCTGGTGGACGAGAGCGCCGCGTAGTACCCAGGTGACGATTTCCAGGTCCTGGTGGGGATGCGTGGCGAATCCGGTGCCAGGGGCAACTACCTCGTCGTTGTGCACGAGGAGCAGGCCGAAGCCGACGTTCGCGGGATCGTAGTACGGGCCGAAGGAGAACGAATGGTGCGAGTCGAGCCACTCGTTCTCGGTCCGAAACCGGTCAGCGGCCCGGCGGATGTCCACACTCATGCGCACCAGTGTGGCTCAGTAGTAGCCCTTCTCGCCGTCGAGGAGTTCGCGGATCGTGTCCAGGTGCCCGACGTGCCGGGCGGTCTCCTCGACCATGTGGAGCACCATCCAGCGCAGCGTGGCCTTGGCCGCGCCGAAGTCGGGGTGCTTGCCGACCTCGTCGAGCGAATGCTCGGCGATGATCTTGTTCGACTCGGCGCACTGCTGCTCGAACTCGTCCAGCAGCCGGGCAAGCGGTACGTCGCCCGGCATCATGTCGAGGTCCTCCGGTTCCTCCTGGAACTGCGGGTTGCCCTCGAACGACTCGCCCAGGAACAGCACGTTGAACCAGCAGTGCTCGGTCCACCGCATGTGCGACACGAGCCCCGCCATCGTCATCAACGGCGAACTCGGCAACACCACCCGCTGCTCGTCGGCCGCGGCC
This region includes:
- a CDS encoding L-rhamnose mutarotase, giving the protein MTRLALHSRLIPGTEEAYELEHARVWPELITVMNRAGIRDWSIWRSGRDLFHLVECDDYEAAVAQLANDPVDQRWQAHMSQFVESFAKNPDGTHPLNHVWTMSEQTD
- a CDS encoding pirin family protein, which produces MSVDIRRAADRFRTENEWLDSHHSFSFGPYYDPANVGFGLLLVHNDEVVAPGTGFATHPHQDLEIVTWVLRGALVHQDSQGHNGIVYPGLAQRMSAGSGIQHSEKNDAGEPVRYVQMWVRPDEVDLPPSYQQAEVDDALSSGGLVPIASGLPKHADTTAIHINQRGAGLYAARLTPGAAVELPTAPYVHLFVALGTITLEGAGELNTSDAARLIASDGPRVTAGPEGAQILVWEMRP
- a CDS encoding DinB family protein, with translation MTIPRERPPYVADERTQLVGWLDMQRALVRWKCEGLAAADEQRVVLPSSPLMTMAGLVSHMRWTEHCWFNVLFLGESFEGNPQFQEEPEDLDMMPGDVPLARLLDEFEQQCAESNKIIAEHSLDEVGKHPDFGAAKATLRWMVLHMVEETARHVGHLDTIRELLDGEKGYY